One stretch of Cellulomonas wangsupingiae DNA includes these proteins:
- a CDS encoding SDR family NAD(P)-dependent oxidoreductase has product MSTDLTGKVAVVTGSGQGLGRAYARALAAAGAGVVVNDLDAGAAQATVDAIVADGGAALAVVAPVGPTATADRLVAAAVDAYGRLDVLVANAGVLRDRVLWKTSDEDFDLVVDTHLRGTFTTARAAAVHMRERGEGGRIVLVGSPAGQHGNFGQTGYAAAKAGIVAMARTWSLELARAGITVNAVVPTAITAMTATIPVYADVAAAYGRGEPLPRTVRQDHALGGPEDVAPLVVWLASDASAGVTGQAIGIGGDKLSLYSVPQEVGVTFREGGWSADAIAAAWEGTFGPHRQPSGITLPPLDPPA; this is encoded by the coding sequence ATGAGCACCGACCTCACCGGCAAGGTCGCCGTCGTCACGGGCAGCGGGCAGGGCCTGGGGCGGGCGTACGCCCGGGCGCTGGCCGCCGCGGGCGCCGGTGTCGTCGTCAACGACCTCGACGCCGGGGCCGCGCAGGCGACGGTCGACGCGATCGTCGCCGACGGGGGTGCGGCGCTCGCCGTCGTCGCGCCCGTGGGGCCGACCGCGACGGCCGACCGGCTCGTCGCCGCGGCCGTCGACGCGTACGGACGGCTCGACGTGCTGGTCGCGAACGCCGGCGTGCTGCGCGACCGCGTGCTGTGGAAGACGTCCGACGAGGACTTCGACCTCGTCGTCGACACGCACCTGCGGGGGACGTTCACCACGGCCCGGGCCGCCGCCGTCCACATGCGCGAGCGGGGCGAGGGCGGGCGGATCGTGCTCGTCGGCTCGCCCGCCGGGCAGCACGGCAACTTCGGGCAGACCGGCTACGCGGCCGCGAAGGCGGGGATCGTCGCGATGGCCCGGACGTGGTCGCTCGAGCTGGCGCGCGCGGGCATCACCGTCAACGCCGTCGTGCCCACCGCGATCACCGCGATGACCGCGACGATCCCCGTCTACGCGGACGTCGCCGCCGCGTACGGCCGCGGCGAGCCGCTGCCGCGCACGGTGCGCCAGGACCACGCGCTGGGCGGCCCGGAGGACGTCGCGCCGCTGGTCGTGTGGCTCGCGTCCGACGCGTCGGCCGGTGTGACGGGGCAGGCCATCGGCATCGGCGGGGACAAGCTGTCCCTCTACTCCGTGCCGCAGGAGGTCGGTGTGACGTTCCGGGAGGGCGGCTGGAGCGCCGACGCGATCGCCGCGGCGTGGGAGGGGACGTTCGGACCGCACCGGCAGCCGAGCGGGATCACGCTGCCGCCGCTCGACCCGCCGGCCTGA
- a CDS encoding ABC transporter permease — MAAARRVLASVGYAAGLPVLLVLAWALATRGTTNLYYPPPARVLDAFVTTWLAPQTLVDDVLPSLGRFAVGVLLSIVIGIVLGTAIGATPWLRALLEPMLEFFRAIPPVVLVPVLMLVLGIDDTMKLAVIVSGSVWPVLLNTVEGVRGTDPVLVDTSRSYRVRGLLAYRYVVLPAASPQIMAGVRLCLSIGLILMVISEMFASSSGLGYQIVYFQRQYMVAEMWSGILLLGIIGVAVAAVFQLVERRVLHWYHGSKEVARA; from the coding sequence ATGGCCGCCGCGCGCCGCGTGCTCGCGTCCGTCGGCTACGCCGCCGGCCTGCCCGTCCTGCTCGTGCTCGCGTGGGCGCTGGCCACGCGCGGCACGACGAACCTCTACTACCCCCCGCCCGCGCGCGTGCTCGACGCCTTCGTCACCACGTGGCTCGCGCCCCAGACGCTCGTGGACGACGTCCTGCCGAGCCTCGGCCGGTTCGCGGTCGGCGTGCTGCTGTCGATCGTCATCGGCATCGTCCTGGGCACCGCGATCGGTGCGACGCCGTGGCTGCGGGCGCTGCTCGAGCCGATGCTCGAGTTCTTCCGCGCGATCCCGCCCGTCGTGCTCGTGCCCGTCCTCATGCTCGTGCTCGGCATCGACGACACCATGAAGCTCGCCGTGATCGTCTCGGGCAGCGTGTGGCCCGTCCTGCTCAACACGGTCGAGGGTGTCCGCGGGACCGACCCGGTGCTCGTCGACACCTCGCGGTCCTACCGGGTCCGCGGGCTGCTGGCGTACCGGTACGTCGTCCTGCCCGCCGCGAGCCCGCAGATCATGGCCGGGGTGCGGCTGTGCCTGTCGATCGGCCTGATCCTCATGGTGATCTCCGAGATGTTCGCCTCGTCGTCGGGGCTCGGCTACCAGATCGTGTACTTCCAGCGGCAGTACATGGTCGCGGAGATGTGGAGCGGCATCCTGCTGCTCGGGATCATCGGCGTCGCCGTCGCCGCCGTCTTCCAGCTCGTCGAACGCCGGGTGCTGCACTGGTACCACGGCTCGAAGGAGGTCGCCCGTGCCTGA
- a CDS encoding phosphatase PAP2 family protein has translation MPAREPLRRLLAWYADRPVLRAVLPGVALMALGLLVFWGMFDAVQERDDFSLWDRPVLEFLVGTRSDVVTAVLGALTFVTGPTVLPVIILVACVAWGLRAREWWRPLLLAGAMIASTLLSLLVKGLVARPRPPEETMYIPGSETTGSFPSGHTIGTATFLLVAGYLVASRNRTWRVVVGWLVVGVVGAAAVALSRLYLGYHFLTDVVAAGGLAVVVLGVVTVVDRIHVMRGLPPSEPEPGWSPEPPPGLTQSASRLTDDS, from the coding sequence ATGCCTGCCCGAGAGCCGCTGCGCCGTCTGCTCGCGTGGTACGCCGACCGGCCCGTGCTCCGGGCGGTCCTGCCCGGCGTCGCGCTCATGGCTCTCGGCCTGCTCGTCTTCTGGGGCATGTTCGACGCGGTGCAGGAGCGTGACGACTTCTCCCTGTGGGACCGGCCGGTCCTCGAGTTCCTGGTCGGCACCCGCAGCGACGTCGTCACCGCGGTCCTCGGCGCGCTCACGTTCGTCACCGGTCCGACGGTGCTGCCGGTCATCATCCTGGTCGCGTGCGTGGCCTGGGGCCTGCGCGCGCGCGAGTGGTGGCGGCCGCTGCTGCTCGCCGGCGCCATGATCGCCTCGACGCTGCTGTCGCTCCTGGTCAAGGGCCTCGTCGCCCGGCCCCGCCCGCCGGAGGAGACCATGTACATCCCCGGCTCGGAGACGACCGGGTCGTTCCCGTCCGGCCACACCATCGGGACGGCGACCTTCCTGCTGGTCGCCGGGTACCTCGTGGCGAGCCGGAACCGGACCTGGCGGGTCGTCGTCGGCTGGCTGGTCGTCGGTGTCGTCGGTGCCGCCGCGGTCGCCCTGAGCCGCCTGTACCTCGGCTACCACTTCCTGACGGACGTCGTCGCGGCGGGCGGCCTGGCCGTCGTCGTGCTCGGCGTCGTCACCGTCGTGGACCGCATCCACGTGATGCGCGGCCTGCCACCGAGCGAGCCGGAGCCCGGCTGGAGCCCGGAGCCGCCGCCCGGGCTCACGCAGTCCGCGAGCCGCCTGACGGACGACTCCTGA
- a CDS encoding class I SAM-dependent methyltransferase: MVLYDDIGRTYTATRQADPRIAAQIDRALQGASTVVNVGAGTGSYEPPTTVVAIEPSLTMIDQRPVGAAPAVCAVAESIPLEDDAVDAALAVLTVHHWTDLERGIAEMRRVSRRRVVVLTFDETMTRDFWLLRDYLPAAREYDRAHAVPMERLVAALGPCEVEAVPVPHDCVDGFAAAWWRRPAAYLDPAVRAGISVLSRVGDAEIRRGLERLENDIATGAWAERYADLLALDELDAGYRLVTLDL; this comes from the coding sequence ATGGTCCTCTACGACGACATCGGCAGGACGTACACCGCCACCCGCCAGGCCGACCCCCGCATCGCCGCGCAGATCGACCGGGCTCTCCAGGGCGCGTCGACCGTCGTGAACGTCGGCGCCGGCACGGGGTCCTACGAGCCGCCGACCACCGTCGTCGCCATCGAGCCCAGCCTGACGATGATCGACCAGCGCCCCGTCGGGGCTGCCCCGGCCGTGTGCGCGGTGGCCGAGTCGATCCCCCTGGAGGACGACGCGGTGGACGCGGCCCTGGCGGTCCTCACGGTGCACCACTGGACCGACCTGGAGCGCGGGATCGCTGAGATGAGGCGGGTCTCACGTCGCCGCGTGGTGGTCCTGACGTTCGACGAGACCATGACCCGTGACTTCTGGCTGCTGCGCGACTACCTGCCTGCCGCACGGGAGTACGACCGGGCGCACGCCGTCCCGATGGAGCGTCTCGTCGCGGCGCTCGGCCCGTGCGAGGTGGAGGCCGTCCCCGTGCCTCACGACTGCGTCGACGGGTTCGCCGCCGCCTGGTGGAGGCGGCCCGCCGCCTACCTCGATCCCGCGGTCCGGGCGGGCATCTCGGTGCTGAGCCGGGTCGGCGACGCGGAGATCCGCCGCGGTCTGGAGCGGCTCGAGAACGACATCGCGACGGGCGCGTGGGCCGAGAGGTACGCCGACCTGCTGGCGCTCGACGAGCTCGATGCCGGCTACCGTCTCGTGACCCTCGACCTGTAG
- a CDS encoding ABC transporter substrate-binding protein — protein MNRRPALVAALVAALSLGLAACSSSDPAPQAEAEASGAPDADSPRAVTIGALTISETAPLWAAVEAGIFAEHGLDVTVQPIQGGAQAMPALLNGDIDFSLGQPFGAMRASLQGLDVAIVANYAQSLTEGDDINSVVVGAGSDITSPADLAGKKVSVNSLGAAGDLTIMAAVEEDGGDPGTIEFVEVAFPDAQAQLAAGNIDAAWVPEPFVSMIVGGGGARVVDPYQSALPGLPTLVLQTTGATVAEDPELVDAVREAFTAAFAWAAENDEAVRASLVTEMSLPEAAAANLPLPEFSTEIDEDVLQGLADLAVEHEFFDQAPDLDELIHQ, from the coding sequence ATGAACCGACGTCCTGCTCTCGTGGCGGCGCTGGTCGCGGCCCTGTCGCTCGGGCTCGCCGCGTGCTCGTCGTCCGACCCCGCGCCCCAGGCGGAGGCCGAGGCGTCGGGCGCCCCGGACGCCGACTCCCCCCGCGCCGTCACCATCGGGGCTCTGACCATCAGCGAGACCGCCCCCTTGTGGGCCGCCGTCGAGGCCGGCATCTTCGCCGAGCACGGCCTCGACGTCACGGTGCAGCCGATCCAGGGTGGCGCCCAGGCGATGCCCGCCCTCCTCAACGGCGACATCGACTTCTCGCTCGGTCAGCCCTTCGGGGCCATGCGGGCGAGCCTGCAGGGTCTGGACGTCGCGATCGTCGCCAACTACGCGCAGAGCCTCACCGAGGGCGACGACATCAACTCGGTCGTCGTCGGCGCCGGCAGCGACATCACGTCGCCGGCCGACCTCGCCGGCAAGAAGGTCTCCGTGAACTCGCTCGGCGCGGCCGGCGACCTGACGATCATGGCCGCGGTCGAGGAGGACGGCGGGGACCCCGGCACGATCGAGTTCGTCGAGGTCGCGTTCCCCGACGCCCAGGCGCAGCTCGCCGCCGGCAACATCGACGCGGCCTGGGTGCCCGAGCCGTTCGTCTCGATGATCGTCGGCGGCGGGGGCGCGCGGGTCGTCGACCCGTACCAGTCCGCGCTGCCCGGCCTGCCGACGCTCGTCCTGCAGACCACCGGCGCCACCGTCGCCGAGGACCCGGAGCTCGTCGACGCCGTGCGCGAGGCCTTCACCGCCGCGTTCGCGTGGGCGGCCGAGAACGACGAGGCCGTGCGGGCCTCGCTCGTCACGGAGATGTCGCTGCCCGAGGCCGCAGCGGCGAACCTCCCGCTCCCCGAGTTCTCGACCGAGATCGACGAGGACGTGCTGCAGGGCCTGGCCGACCTTGCCGTCGAGCACGAGTTCTTCGACCAGGCCCCCGACCTCGACGAGCTCATCCACCAGTGA
- a CDS encoding PaaX family transcriptional regulator, translated as MSTPLEGAPAPDGAAARRRPEQLLLAFTGELMLAGGAGPVPAAVLISVLGELGAGEAATRAALTRMAGRGLLAPVRVGRTVAYGLTPQSERVLGEARDRVFDDDPFAPRGTGWTLVSFSVPETRRDVRHRVRAQLVWAGFGLLRDGLWIAPGEVDVAQALGGVRDEDPDEGVELLAFRAHEVPGFSAASSVRTAWRLEEMRQRHEQFQERWAGREPDVAHALRDVTALVADWLDLLRAVPRLPAEHLAVDWPGARSVGTFRRLHAALAGPARAELARRLS; from the coding sequence ATGTCGACGCCGCTCGAAGGCGCGCCCGCGCCGGACGGGGCCGCCGCCCGGCGACGTCCCGAGCAGCTCCTGCTGGCGTTCACGGGCGAGCTCATGCTGGCCGGTGGTGCCGGCCCGGTGCCGGCGGCGGTGCTCATCTCCGTGCTCGGTGAGCTCGGTGCCGGCGAGGCGGCCACGCGCGCCGCGCTCACGCGCATGGCCGGCCGCGGCCTGCTCGCGCCCGTCCGCGTCGGGCGGACCGTGGCCTACGGGCTGACGCCGCAGAGCGAGCGGGTGCTGGGGGAGGCGCGGGACCGGGTGTTCGACGACGACCCCTTCGCCCCGCGCGGCACGGGCTGGACCCTCGTGAGCTTCTCGGTGCCGGAGACCCGGCGCGACGTGCGGCACCGGGTGCGCGCGCAGCTGGTGTGGGCGGGGTTCGGGCTGCTGCGCGACGGGCTGTGGATCGCGCCGGGGGAGGTCGACGTCGCGCAGGCCCTCGGTGGTGTGCGCGACGAGGACCCGGACGAGGGTGTCGAGCTGCTGGCGTTCCGTGCCCACGAGGTGCCCGGCTTCTCGGCCGCCTCCAGCGTCCGGACGGCGTGGCGGCTGGAGGAGATGCGGCAGCGCCACGAGCAGTTCCAGGAGCGCTGGGCGGGCCGCGAGCCCGACGTCGCGCACGCGCTGCGCGACGTCACGGCGCTCGTGGCCGACTGGCTCGACCTGCTCCGGGCGGTCCCGCGCCTGCCTGCCGAGCACCTCGCCGTGGACTGGCCGGGGGCGCGGTCGGTCGGGACGTTCCGGCGCCTGCACGCGGCCCTCGCGGGTCCGGCGCGCGCCGAGCTGGCCCGTCGGCTGTCCTGA
- a CDS encoding thiolase family protein, with product MKFTDAHVPFGLSWTSPFTRWQGPLAEVNSLDLAVDVTGRALADRGLPPQEITEWVLGCTVPQQFGFYGVTGVTRRLGAGDHGGPWVSRACATSVAVVEHLAAQVQLGAHTTTIGVVTDRTSNGPLMLWGSGRGPGGAPVSEHWVLDPMRLDPTTGQSMNDTAENTARDAGYTREQVDEVALLRYEQYRSALADDRAVQRAYMVPVRVPTRRGEEWVSEDHGVHPTTADGLARLRPVAPDGVVTHGAQTHPADGCAGVVVASAARARELGRDGVTAQVLATGFARAAPAYMPKAPVPAAMRALADAGVEVADLDVVTTHNPFAVNDLWFAEQTGFALEQMNPYGSSLVYGHPQGPTGARALTELIHALHARGGGTGLFTGCAAGDSAGAVVVRVDG from the coding sequence ATGAAGTTCACCGACGCCCACGTCCCGTTCGGCCTGAGCTGGACCTCGCCGTTCACCCGGTGGCAGGGCCCGCTGGCCGAGGTCAACAGCCTCGACCTCGCCGTCGACGTCACCGGCCGGGCCCTCGCGGACCGCGGGCTGCCGCCGCAGGAGATCACCGAGTGGGTCCTGGGCTGCACGGTCCCCCAGCAGTTCGGCTTCTACGGCGTCACCGGCGTCACGCGCCGGCTCGGTGCCGGCGACCACGGCGGACCGTGGGTCTCGCGGGCCTGCGCGACGTCGGTGGCCGTCGTCGAGCACCTCGCCGCCCAGGTGCAGCTCGGTGCCCACACGACGACGATCGGCGTCGTCACCGACCGCACCAGCAACGGCCCGCTCATGCTCTGGGGCAGCGGGCGCGGCCCCGGTGGCGCACCGGTGAGCGAGCACTGGGTGCTCGACCCGATGAGGCTCGACCCCACGACCGGCCAGAGCATGAACGACACCGCGGAGAACACCGCGCGCGACGCGGGCTACACGCGCGAGCAGGTCGACGAGGTCGCCCTGCTGCGGTACGAGCAGTACCGCAGCGCACTGGCCGACGACCGTGCGGTGCAGCGGGCCTACATGGTGCCGGTGCGCGTCCCGACGCGCCGCGGCGAGGAGTGGGTCAGCGAGGACCACGGGGTCCACCCGACGACGGCCGACGGGCTGGCCCGGCTGCGTCCGGTGGCCCCCGACGGCGTCGTGACGCACGGCGCGCAGACCCACCCGGCCGACGGGTGCGCGGGCGTCGTCGTCGCGAGCGCCGCACGGGCGCGCGAGCTGGGCCGCGACGGCGTGACCGCGCAGGTCCTGGCCACGGGCTTCGCGCGCGCCGCGCCCGCGTACATGCCGAAGGCGCCCGTGCCCGCCGCGATGCGCGCGCTCGCGGACGCCGGCGTCGAGGTCGCCGACCTCGACGTCGTGACGACGCACAACCCGTTCGCGGTCAACGACCTGTGGTTCGCCGAGCAGACCGGGTTCGCCCTCGAGCAGATGAACCCGTACGGCTCGTCGCTGGTCTACGGGCACCCGCAGGGCCCCACGGGAGCCCGCGCCCTGACCGAGCTGATCCACGCGCTGCACGCGCGCGGCGGCGGCACGGGCCTGTTCACCGGCTGCGCGGCGGGCGACTCCGCCGGCGCCGTCGTCGTCCGCGTGGACGGCTGA
- a CDS encoding ABC transporter ATP-binding protein → MPEHTPLLSVRDLKKTYQGASGPVEAIRNITFDVRPGELVCIVGPSGCGKTTLLKCLSGLLPPTAGSVTLDGAEVSAPPKKMAVVFQEYGRSLYPWLTVRDNVGLPLKAQGVPRRERLATVERALAEVGLGHALDTYPWQLSGGMQQRVAIARAVAYQPEVLVMDEPFAAVDAQTRADLEDLVRRLWQDLGVTVLFVTHDIDESVYLGERVLMLSSSPTVVQQDLAIDLPAHRDQLTTRAMPRFTELRTQVYEQIQRAKRGEAVPADA, encoded by the coding sequence GTGCCTGAGCACACGCCCCTGCTGTCCGTCCGGGACCTGAAGAAGACCTACCAGGGCGCCTCCGGGCCCGTCGAGGCCATCAGGAACATCACGTTCGACGTGCGCCCCGGCGAGCTGGTCTGCATCGTCGGCCCGTCCGGGTGCGGCAAGACGACGCTGCTCAAGTGCCTGTCGGGCCTGCTCCCGCCCACCGCGGGCTCGGTCACGCTCGACGGCGCCGAGGTCAGCGCGCCACCGAAGAAGATGGCCGTGGTGTTCCAGGAGTACGGCCGCAGCCTCTACCCGTGGCTGACGGTCCGCGACAACGTGGGGCTGCCGCTCAAGGCGCAGGGCGTGCCGCGCCGCGAGCGTCTCGCCACGGTCGAGCGGGCGCTCGCCGAGGTCGGGCTCGGCCACGCGCTGGACACCTACCCGTGGCAGCTGTCCGGCGGCATGCAGCAGCGCGTCGCGATCGCCCGCGCGGTGGCCTACCAGCCCGAGGTCCTCGTGATGGACGAGCCGTTCGCCGCCGTCGACGCCCAGACCCGCGCCGACCTCGAGGACCTGGTCCGGCGGCTGTGGCAGGACCTCGGGGTGACGGTCCTGTTCGTCACCCACGACATCGACGAGTCCGTGTACCTGGGCGAGCGCGTGCTGATGCTGTCGTCGTCGCCGACCGTCGTGCAGCAGGACCTGGCGATCGACCTGCCGGCCCACCGCGACCAGCTGACGACCCGGGCGATGCCGCGGTTCACCGAGCTGCGGACGCAGGTGTACGAGCAGATCCAGCGCGCGAAGCGCGGGGAGGCGGTCCCGGCGGACGCGTGA
- a CDS encoding AMP-binding protein: protein MADVPSSSRDLDRANYAAVWDAVARAVPDRVAVRADGAAVTYAQFEQTAARLAATFVAHGLGVDSTVAIFMYNRVEYLTTLYAAYKIGAIPVNINFRYQGAELADLLEMSRPSALVYPAGLAAAVVDAADCVTLPGLVLVVPDPVPPGVPTGPGVPFATALDADPLPAQPCGPEHKIFMFTGGTTGRPKAVVWTHGNLFDSQQFSIYGSLPVDPPTSLDDVTRIAARDDLPATVCLPLPPMMHATALFNVMNAMVLGGTVVFLPAARLDPGAAVRAIAEHGVTRLVVAGNAIVGPLVDVLDAGAGADVSGLTTVLSSGMVWSDGLKRRLLAHAPHATLVDIIGSSEGGPFAYGVVRGPQDLPCHPRLAPGAVVLAPDRTPVEEVGQTGVLAYRGAMPLGYHDDPERTAETYPVIDGVRHVVPGDWVRVLGDGYVEMLGRGSGVVNTGGEKVYPAEVEKVLLAMPGVVDAVVLGLPDPRWGEVVTAVVVAAPGAGVTAQDVQDEVGRRLAGYKKPRRVHLVDEVQRSPSGKVDMHRLRRRLTDAAEPPGLVDPVVAPDRPGRTR, encoded by the coding sequence GTGGCAGACGTCCCGTCGTCGTCCCGTGACCTCGACCGCGCCAACTACGCGGCCGTCTGGGACGCCGTGGCGCGCGCCGTCCCGGACCGGGTCGCCGTGCGGGCGGACGGCGCGGCCGTCACGTACGCGCAGTTCGAGCAGACGGCCGCGCGGCTCGCGGCGACCTTCGTGGCGCACGGCCTGGGCGTGGACTCGACCGTCGCGATCTTCATGTACAACCGCGTCGAGTACCTGACGACGCTGTACGCCGCGTACAAGATCGGCGCGATCCCGGTCAACATCAACTTCCGCTACCAGGGCGCCGAGCTCGCGGACCTGCTCGAGATGTCGCGGCCCTCCGCGCTCGTCTACCCCGCCGGCCTCGCCGCCGCGGTGGTGGACGCCGCCGACTGCGTCACGCTGCCGGGGCTCGTCCTCGTCGTGCCCGACCCCGTGCCGCCCGGCGTGCCGACGGGCCCCGGCGTCCCCTTCGCCACGGCGCTCGACGCCGACCCCCTGCCGGCGCAGCCGTGCGGTCCGGAGCACAAGATCTTCATGTTCACCGGCGGCACGACGGGGCGCCCCAAGGCCGTCGTGTGGACGCACGGCAACCTGTTCGACAGCCAGCAGTTCTCGATCTACGGCTCGCTGCCCGTGGACCCGCCGACCTCGCTCGACGACGTCACGCGGATCGCCGCGCGCGACGACCTCCCCGCGACCGTCTGCCTGCCGCTGCCGCCGATGATGCACGCGACCGCGCTGTTCAACGTCATGAACGCGATGGTCCTCGGCGGCACCGTCGTGTTCCTGCCCGCCGCGCGCCTCGACCCCGGCGCGGCGGTGCGGGCCATCGCGGAGCACGGCGTCACGCGCCTCGTCGTGGCCGGCAACGCGATCGTCGGGCCGCTGGTCGACGTCCTCGACGCGGGGGCGGGTGCCGACGTCTCGGGGCTCACCACGGTCCTCAGCAGCGGCATGGTGTGGTCCGACGGCCTCAAGCGGCGCCTCCTCGCGCACGCGCCGCACGCGACCCTCGTCGACATCATCGGCTCGAGCGAGGGCGGGCCGTTCGCGTACGGCGTGGTCCGCGGCCCGCAGGACCTGCCGTGCCACCCCCGCCTCGCCCCCGGTGCCGTCGTGCTCGCGCCGGACCGCACGCCGGTCGAGGAGGTCGGGCAGACCGGGGTGCTCGCCTACCGCGGCGCGATGCCGCTCGGGTACCACGACGACCCGGAGCGGACCGCCGAGACGTACCCCGTCATCGACGGCGTGCGCCACGTCGTGCCCGGGGACTGGGTGCGTGTGCTGGGCGACGGGTACGTCGAGATGCTCGGCCGCGGGTCCGGGGTCGTCAACACCGGCGGCGAGAAGGTCTACCCCGCCGAGGTGGAGAAGGTGCTGCTCGCGATGCCGGGCGTCGTCGACGCCGTCGTCCTCGGGCTGCCGGACCCGCGCTGGGGCGAGGTCGTGACCGCGGTCGTCGTCGCCGCGCCCGGCGCGGGGGTCACCGCCCAGGACGTCCAGGACGAGGTGGGCCGTCGGCTCGCCGGGTACAAGAAGCCGCGGCGCGTCCACCTGGTCGACGAGGTGCAGCGCAGCCCCAGCGGCAAGGTCGACATGCACCGGCTGCGCCGACGCCTCACCGACGCCGCCGAGCCGCCGGGTCTCGTCGACCCCGTCGTCGCACCCGACCGTCCGGGGAGGACCCGATGA
- a CDS encoding MaoC family dehydratase, protein MTPEPTAPPAPAEPTTEPTTEPTLTSVPLADLPSLVGTTFGPSSWRTITQDEVDRFADLTGDRNPIHLDPVHAAGTPFGGTIVHGYLTLALVVPLMAQVVEVTGVTTGVNYGLDRLRFPAPVRVGSRIRVTSRLSDVTEVAGGYQAVFENSFEAEGLAKPAAVAVMIVRYYA, encoded by the coding sequence ATGACGCCCGAGCCCACAGCGCCCCCGGCGCCCGCCGAGCCCACCACCGAGCCCACCACCGAGCCCACGCTGACCAGCGTGCCGCTGGCCGACCTCCCGTCGCTGGTCGGCACGACGTTCGGCCCGTCGTCCTGGCGCACGATCACCCAGGACGAGGTCGACCGGTTCGCCGACCTCACGGGCGACCGCAACCCGATCCACCTGGACCCGGTCCACGCCGCCGGGACGCCGTTCGGCGGCACGATCGTCCACGGCTACCTCACGCTCGCGCTCGTCGTGCCGCTCATGGCGCAGGTCGTCGAGGTGACCGGGGTGACCACCGGTGTGAACTACGGGCTGGACAGGCTGCGGTTCCCGGCGCCGGTGCGCGTCGGCTCGCGCATCCGCGTCACGTCCCGGCTCAGCGACGTCACCGAGGTGGCCGGCGGGTACCAGGCGGTCTTCGAGAACTCGTTCGAGGCCGAGGGGCTGGCCAAGCCCGCCGCGGTGGCCGTCATGATCGTGAGGTACTACGCATGA
- a CDS encoding ABC transporter permease has translation MTPLTSTATGPGPGDVARSRAGRPDDAGTRRRGRGTGQRGTGQRGPGRRGARSATLGALGVLGFAVTWQLVALAEVVDPAYLPRFTTTAARLVTELGEPRFWSALGDTVVTWALGLGIASVAAVVVGTVIGLVPFLRRATHSTIEFLRPIPSVAIIPLAVLVAGLSREAALVVVVYAPFWQVLIQVLYGIADVDTVADDTARSFGLRRLQRLRHVVLPTALPYVITGFRLAASIALVLTITAELVIGNPGIGRQIDVYRSAPDAPGLYALVLVTGLLGLLVNLATRIVERRVLHWHPSVRRETAA, from the coding sequence GTGACCCCGCTGACCAGCACGGCCACCGGCCCGGGACCGGGCGACGTCGCCCGGTCCCGGGCCGGACGCCCGGACGACGCCGGGACGCGCCGTCGCGGTCGCGGCACCGGACAGCGCGGCACGGGACAGCGCGGCCCGGGACGGCGCGGTGCCCGCTCCGCGACGCTCGGCGCGCTGGGCGTCCTCGGGTTCGCCGTCACGTGGCAGCTCGTCGCCCTGGCCGAGGTCGTCGACCCGGCGTACCTGCCGCGGTTCACGACGACCGCCGCGCGGCTGGTCACCGAGCTGGGCGAGCCGCGGTTCTGGTCGGCCCTGGGCGACACGGTCGTCACCTGGGCGCTCGGGCTCGGCATCGCGTCCGTCGCCGCCGTCGTCGTCGGCACCGTCATCGGCCTCGTGCCGTTCCTGCGCCGGGCCACGCACAGCACGATCGAGTTCCTGCGCCCCATCCCCTCGGTCGCGATCATCCCGCTCGCCGTGCTCGTCGCGGGCCTCTCCCGGGAGGCGGCGCTCGTGGTCGTCGTCTACGCGCCGTTCTGGCAGGTGCTCATCCAGGTGCTGTACGGCATCGCGGACGTCGATACCGTCGCCGACGACACCGCCCGCAGCTTCGGCCTGCGCCGCCTGCAACGGCTGCGGCACGTCGTCCTGCCGACGGCCCTGCCGTACGTCATCACCGGTTTCCGGCTCGCCGCGTCCATCGCGCTGGTGCTGACCATCACCGCCGAGCTCGTCATCGGCAACCCCGGCATCGGCCGTCAGATCGACGTGTACCGCTCCGCGCCCGACGCGCCCGGGCTCTACGCCCTCGTGCTGGTCACCGGCCTGCTCGGGCTGCTCGTCAACCTCGCCACCCGGATCGTCGAGCGGCGCGTGCTGCACTGGCACCCGTCCGTCCGCCGCGAGACGGCCGCGTGA